The proteins below are encoded in one region of Penicillium psychrofluorescens genome assembly, chromosome: 4:
- a CDS encoding uncharacterized protein (ID:PFLUO_006213-T1.cds;~source:funannotate), whose translation MSSTDKGAIETFGEDNHASSSSQSLPKDGVDVAVVSQSPTHSSEEQLPAADLVDEQKKGWLAYFKTKEFYITLALGQLLAIANTSTSTFTTLLGVQHWAVPAFQTFMNYVLLNLVFTSYTIYRYGIKGWLQLVWRDGWKYIILAFCDVEGNYFIVLAYQYTTMLSAQLINFWAIVVVVILSFIFLRVRYHITQVLGIIICIGGMGILIGSDHITGTNGGDVTKGNQLKGDLFALLGATFYGFTNTGEEYFVSTRPVYEVLGQMSFFGMIINGVQCAIFERESFRNANWDGKVGGYLTGYTLCLFMFYCLAPLLFRLSSAAFFNISMLTMNFWGVCIGIEVFHYHIHWMYPIAFVLIIVGQLIYYLGRRVLGEARKPWLGRNQERGVAGLFTAKKKIESTVPEGVNPVDHDPESPPAANTSSV comes from the exons ATGTCCTCCACCGATAAGGGCGCCATCGAGACGTTTGGCGAGGACAACCATGCCAGTTCGTCGTCGCAGTCGCTGCCCAAGGACGGTGTCGACGTGGCTGTGGTTTCCCAGAGCCCTACGCACTCCTCCGAGGAGCAGCTGCCGGCGGCCGATCTGGTTgatgagcagaagaagggctgGCTGGCCTATTTCAAGACCAAGGAGTTCTACATCACCTTGGCTCTGGG ACAACTGCTAGCCATTGCCAATACCTCCACTAGTACCTTCACTACGCTCCTTGGGGTGCAGCATTGGGCAGTCCCCGCTTTCCAGACATTCATGAACTACGTGCTCCTGAACCTGGTCTTCACTTCTTACACGATTTACCGTTACGGCATCAAGGGCTGGCTCCAGTTGGTGTGGCGTGACGGCTGGAAAT ATATCATTCTTGCCTTCTGTGACGTGGAGGGTAATTACTTCATTGTGCTGGCATACCAATACACGACCATGCTGAGCGCGCAGCTGATCAACTTCTGGGCCATCGTTGTGGTCGTCATCCTGTCGTTCATCTTCCTGCGCGTGCGCTACCACATCACCCAAGTgctcggcatcatcatctgtaTCGGTGGCATGGGCATCCTAATTGGTTCGGACCACATCACCGGAACGAACGGCGGCGACGTGACAAAAGGCAACCAGCTGAAGGGCGACCTGTTCGCGCTCCTCGGCGCCACGTTCTACGGCTTCACCAACACGGGCGAGGAATACTTCGTCAGCACCCGGCCCGTGTACGAGGTGCTGGGCCAGATGTCGTTCTTCGGAATGATAATCAACGGCGTACAGTGTGCGATCTTCGAGCGGGAGTCCTTCCGCAACGCGAACTGGGACGGCAAAGTCGGCGGCTATCTGACCGGGTACACGCTGTGTCTCTTCATGTTCTACTGCCTGGCGCCGCTGCTGTTCCGCTTGTCGtccgccgccttcttcaacatctccatGCTGACCATGAACTTCTGGGGCGTCTGCATCGGCATCGAGGTCTTCCACTACCATATCCACTGGATGTACCCCATCGCCTTCGTGCTTATTATCGTCGGCCAGCTGATCTATTACCTGGGCCGCAGGGTCCTCGGCGAAGCACGCAAGCCCTGGCTGGGCCGCAACCAGGAGCGCGGTGTTGCCGGCCTCTTCACTGCTAAGAAGAAGATCGAATCTACCGTGCCCGAGGGCGTGAACCCGGTGGACCATGATCCTGAAAGTCCCCCGGCTGCGAACACGAGCTCTGTCTAA
- a CDS encoding uncharacterized protein (ID:PFLUO_006214-T1.cds;~source:funannotate), translated as MALDLQPPDGRKRVKVYELRDNDWFDRGTGFCTGQTLGEEPRIFVESEDQPNRVLLETKITKDDGYQKQQETLIVWTEQNGTDMALSFQEAEGCAVIWDFVNTVQQHLLSLAAADDALSDDLESYQSIVLPAPELGNLAEIEQIVRAASMTQAGRDALCKFIIRDEYISKLVPLVPMAEDLESLADLHRLCNIMKSLILLNDNTIIETVVADPVILGVVGALEYDPEFPTHKANHRQYLADQSRYKEVVPIKDPIIRRKIRSTWRLQYLKDVVLARILDDPTFSVLNSLIFFNQMEIVNHIQSNAQFLRELFAVFDPRNLDTKRKDDAVQFLHQCAAIAKNLQTPARANLFTNFINYGLFAVIAFAVKHPNPAMRTTGIDILMALLDHDPVIMRGYMLKAVNEKKTPLTDTLIDLLHTETDLGVKNQLSEAVRSLLDPQIPMQDPLGRPGPDYFKARSANLLSDTFVQQHFDESAKRLFRPLKELANRHSLDNLTFQEVTLYSHLVEILTFFVRQQQYRARNAIHNESLAPRVAQLLKAPQKHLKLVALKFFRALVNVSDTFWQALITHTPAFGLCLDIIYETMPRDNLLNSACLELFDYIKRSNCKSFVIHIVEEYREKLESINYVETFHHLILRYDQMQGYGIEADLIPLRRQDEDIKSRRMPLNGGRWQGVREMDAAEEEYFNTSDDEEEWTPDTRAALAVHPPNGAASPSVKSLVDYPDDDEDDDIMDTNPEDAQPAQPLDAADVPAEAVTSLASSTTQTPPAPERLAEKRRREEEDEDELMKLTAGPKRRSSTASNSSAGSLRRKNGSPISVATGDKSATLGNATGGAPAKRIAINLGPTLKSNVDSETPDSETAADENNEKENKDSRGDQGG; from the exons ATGGCGCTGGACTTGCAGCCGCCCGACGGTCGCAAACGGGTCAAGGTCTACGAACTGAGGGATAATGACTGGTTTGACCGGGGGACGGGTTTCTGCACGGGGCAGACATTGGGG GAGGAGCCTCGGATATTCGTCGAATCGGAAGATCAGCCCAACCGGGTGCTGCTCGAGaccaagatcaccaaggATGATGGCTATCAGAAGCAACAAG AAACCTTGATCGTTTGGACAGAACAGAATGGCACGGATATGGCGCTGAGTTTCCAGGAGGCAGAAGGTTGCGCGGTGATCTG GGATTTCGTCAACACCGTCCAACAACATCTCCTCAGCCTGGCGGCAGCTG ATGATGCCCTATCAGACGACCTCGAAAGCTACCAATCCATTGTGTTACCGGCGCCCGAACTCGGAAACCTCGCGGAGATAGAACAGATCGTCCGAGCTGCGAGCATGACGCAGGCCGGCCGTGACGCGCTTTGCAAATTCATCATTCGCGACGAGTACATCTCCAAACTTGTCCCATTAGTGCccatggccgaggacctggagAGCCTAGCCGACTTGCATCGCCTTTGCAACATCATGAAATCCTTGATTCTTCTCAACGACAACACCATCATTGAAACCGTGGTTGCTGACCCGGTTATTCTGGGAGTCGTTGGGGCTCTCGAAT ATGATCCCGAATTCCCAACCCATAAAGCAAACCACCGACAGTATCTGGCCGACCAGTCGCGTTACAAAGAAGTAGTGCCCATCAAGGACCCCATCATCCGTAGGAAGATCCGGAGCACTTGGCGCTTGCAATACCTAAAGGATGTGGTCTTGGCTCGGATCCTAGACGACCCGACCTTCTCCGTGCTCAActccttgattttcttcaACCAGATGGAGATTGTCAACCATATCCAGTCGAATGCACAGTTCTTACGCGAACTCTTTGCGGTCTTCGATCCGAGAAACCTGGATACAAAGCGCAAAGACGATGCCGTGCAGTTCCTCCACCAATGCGCAGCAATCGCAAAGAACTTGCAGACCCCGGCGCGCGCTAACCTCTTCACCAACTTCATCAACTATGGCTTGTTCGCCGTTATCGCCTTTGCCGTGAAACACCCGAATCCGGCGATGCGCACCACTGGTATTGATATTCTGATGGCCTTGCTCGACCATGATCCGGTGATTATGCGTGGGTACATGCTCAAGGCCGTTaacgagaagaagacgccGCTCACTGACACACTGATCGACCTCCTTCACACCGAGACCGACCTTGGAGTCAAGAACCAACTTTCTGAGGCGGTTAGGAGTCTTCTGGATCCTCAGATTCCCATGCAAGACCCACTCGGACGGCCTGGACCCGACTACTTCAAGGCTCGCTCCGCTAATCTTCTTTCCGATACATTCGTCCAACAACATTTCGATGAGTCTGCCAAACGTCTTTTCCGGCCGCTCAAAGAGCTTGCCAATCGTCATAGCC TGGATAACTTGACTTTCCAAGAAGTCACGCTCTACTCGCATCTTGTTGAGATCCTCACCTTTTTCGTTCGTCAACAACAATACCGTGCACGCAATGCGATTCACAACGAGTCTCTCGCGCCCCGGGTTGCCCAGCTCCTCAAAGCCCCTCAAAAACACCTAAAACTCG TTGCCCTCAAATTCTTTCGTGCTCTAGTCAATGTGTCGGACACCTTCTGGCAAGCTCTCATCACACACACCCCTGCCTTCGGGTTGTGTCTCGACATTATCTACGAAACCATGCCACGCGACAACCTTCTCAATTCTGCCTGCCTCGAGCTTTTCGACTACATCAAGCGTTCCAATTGCAAGTCCTTTGTCATTCATATAGTGGAGGAATACCGCGAGAAGCTTGAGAGCATCAACTACGTCGAAACTTTCCACCACTTGATTCTCCGATACGATCAAATGCAAGGATATGGCATTGAGGCCGACTTGATACCGCTTAGACGCCAGGATGAGGACATCAAGTCGCGGAGGATGCCGCTCAACGGCGGCCGATGGCAAGGCGTTAGGGAAATGGATGCggccgaagaagaatacTTTAACACGTcggacgacgaagaggagtGGACTCCGGACACTCGCGCAGCCCTTGCCGTCCATCCGCCCAACGGGGCTGCTTCTCCGTCCGTCAAATCTTTGGTTGACTACCCagatgacgacgaagacgacgataTTATGGATACAAACCCGGAAGACGCTCAACCGGCTCAGCCATTGGATGCCGCAGACGTCCCTGCCGAGGCTGTCACCTCTCTCGCCTCGTCTACCACTCAAACGCCACCTGCGCCTGAACGACTGGCCGAGAAGCGTCGTcgtgaggaagaagatgaggatgaatTGATGAAGCTTACTGCAGGGCCCAAGCGGAGAAGTTCCACAGCCAGCAATTCCAGTGCAGGGAGCCTGCGACGGAAAAACGGGTCGCCCATCAGCGTGGCGACCGGGGATAAGAGTGCCACCCTTGGTAATGCCACGGGCGGCGCGCCGGCCAAGAGAATCGCCATCAACTTGGGACCGACGTTGAAATCGAACGTGGACAGCGAAACGCCCGATTCAGAAACAGCTGCCGACGAGAAcaacgagaaggagaacaaaGACAGCCGCGGTGATCAAGGCGGGTAA
- a CDS encoding uncharacterized protein (ID:PFLUO_006215-T1.cds;~source:funannotate), giving the protein MASQVTPNTFLTHCAGPSSSSFETGATVTTIFFISGNPGLISYYHSFLSLLADQLKVSEGSKLGSSFQIYGCSLRGFELPEDEIQTSNDQNHKPNPKIYGLEDQIHFVHGKLHTLVTENSKTTLSQTRSADTTATVPPRQKVILIGHSVGAYIAMEILRRHRETSGSKSAEFDIIGGVMLFPTVMDIADSPSGRKLTTLLSFIPQLALIVGFFVRLLNFLLPNPALRSLIRFMMNSPPDHALDATFAFLKSPTGVQQALHMAADEMRTITTDKWTDDVWGAASTRPPITKLVFYFGRNDHWVAEKTRDEIIALRGQIEGKGPIMLVCEEGLPHAFCLKHNDVMARKVGGMIRDIVAGDEAR; this is encoded by the exons ATGGCGTCACAAGTCACCCCAAACACATTCCTCACACACTGTGCCgggccatcatcatcatcattcgAAACAGGCGCCACCGTCACTACAATCTTTTTCATCTCAGGAAACCCAGGCTTGATCAGCTACTACCACTCGTTTCTATCCTTGCTCGCAGACCAGCTCAAAGTGTCCGAGGGGAGCAAATTAGGAAGCTCTTTCCAGATTTATGGGTGTAGTCTGCGTGGATTCGAGCTCCCAGAAGACGAAATCCAGACGTCCAATGATCAAAACCACAAACCAAACCCCAAGATCTACGGACTTGAAGACCAAATCCACTTTGTGCATGGCAAACTCCACACCCTGGTAACGGAGAACAGCAAGACGACTCTCTCCCAAACTCGAAGTGCGGATACTACTGCTACTGTGCCACCAAGACAGAAAGTCATTCTGATCGGACACTCCGTTGGTGCATACATCGCCATGGAGATTCTCAGGCGACACCGCGAAACTTCGGGTTCGAAATCGGCCGAGTTTGATATTATTGGCGGTGTGATGCTCTTCCCCACGGTTATGGATATTGCGGATTCGCCTTCTGGACGCAAACTGACG ACCCTGCTGTCCTTTATCCCCCAACTCGCCCTCATCGTTGGGTTCTTCGTCAGATTGCTCAATTTCCTCCTGCCCAACCCGGCCTTGCGATCTTTGATCCGGTTCATGATGAACTCACCACCGGACCATGCGCTAGACGCGACGTTTGCATTTCTGAAGAGTCCCACTGGCGTCCAGCAGGCTCT ACACATGGCCGCGGACGAAATGCGCACGATAACAACAGACAAATGGACCGACGATGTCTGGGGCGCTGCCAGCACACGCCCGCCAATCACGAAGCTGGTTTTCTATTTCGGGCGCAATGACCATTGGGTCGCAGAGAAGACGAGAGACGAGATCATTGCGCTTCGAGGGCAGATAGAAGGGAAGGGGCCGATTATGTTGGTTTGTGAGGAGGGGTTGCCGCATGCCTTTTGTTTAA AACATAATGATGTTATGGCTCGCAAGGTTGGGGGGATGATACGGGATATTGTAGCTGGAGATGAGGCGAGATGA
- a CDS encoding uncharacterized protein (ID:PFLUO_006216-T1.cds;~source:funannotate) — LGIGNGVYTAAGSQALFDTAGASWCGGGCGKCYNLTSTGSAPCSGCGTGGDAGESIIVMVTNLCPNNGNAQWCPTVGGTNQYGYSYHFDIMAQSEVFGDNPVVDFEPVACPGQATSDWETCVCYGDTATDVTPEGLTSGGGQSETSSTSSTTTTTTTTTTTTTTTTTTTSSGSGATQSLWGQCGGAGWTGLTTCASGATCQEQNSYYSQCLS; from the coding sequence CTCGGTATCGGCAATGGGGTCTATACAGCGGCAGGCTCGCAGGCCCTATTTGACACGGCCGGCGCGTCCTGGTGTGGTGGAGGCTGTGGCAAGTGCTATAACCTGACATCGACTGGCAGCGCCCCATGCAGCGGCTGTGGAACTGGAGGCGATGCGGGCGAGAGTATCATTGTTATGGTCACCAACCTCTGTCCCAACAACGGCAATGCACAATGGTGCCCTACGGTTGGCGGGACCAACCAATACGGATATAGCTACCATTTTGATATCATGGCTCAGAGTGAGGTGTTTGGGGACAACCCAGTCGTCGACTTTGAGCCGGTGGCCTGTCCCGGCCAGGCCACATCAGACTGGGAAACATGCGTCTGCTATGGGGACACAGCAACCGATGTGACCCCGGAAGGTCTCACTTCTGGTGGGGGACAAAGTGAAACTTCATCAACGTCctctactactactactactactactactactactactactactaccaccaccactaccacctCCTCCGGTTCAGGTGCAACTCAGTCCCTCTGGGGTCAATGTGGAGGTGCTGGCTGGACAGGCCTAACCACCTGTGCTTCGGGTGCTACATGTCAGGAGCAAAACTCCTATTACTCTCAGTGCTTGAGTTAG
- a CDS encoding uncharacterized protein (ID:PFLUO_006217-T1.cds;~source:funannotate), which yields MCYGFQLIPGAIVGAIMLFRPESPRWLFQHDRSEEALQVLANLHAKGDQNAPVVQSEYEEIRVVVEYERGTPAPSYMSLLVDKQYRRRTALAMGLQFMQQITGVNIILYYAAKVFAQTGRTGPQAALLANGIESALFLVASISLTLLMDFYGRRKPLIIGPTLMGICMIVVASMMVGYGSPFFNEATQEVEFNFVNTAAGNAAVTFMFLYMITFGASIASLPWTYQNEVFPINARGRGTALSTSVNWFVNFWLGLYMPTALNEGAWRVYYVFGCINIGISVVVFLFFPETSRRTLEELDLLFTPNRPTFVFLDKEACQKGSLLKHGLESGADAAKELETALVTSTYRDEKE from the coding sequence ATGTGCTACGGGTTTCAGTTGATCCCTGGAGCTATCGTTGGCGCTATCATGCTATTCCGCCCTGAATCACCCCGATGGCTGTTTCAACACGACCGGAGCGAAGAAGCTTTACAGGTTCTAGCCAATCTTCATGCCAAGGGCGACCAGAATGCACCGGTGGTGCAGTCAGAGTACGAAGAAATTCGCGTCGTGGTCGAATATGAGAGAGGCACACCTGCTCCCTCATACATGTCACTACTGGTGGACAAGCAATATCGTCGCCGCACAGCTCTTGCCATGGGACTTCAATTCATGCAACAGATTACCGGTGTCAACATCATTCTGTACTATGCGGCCAAAGTCTTTGCGCAGACGGGCCGAACAGGACCCCAGGCTGCCCTGCTTGCCAATGGCATTGAGTCTGCCCTGTTTCTCGTCGCCTCTATATCTTTAACCCTCCTGATGGACTTTTATGGGCGTCGCAAGCCGCTTATAATTGGGCCCACTCTGATGGGAATCTGTATGATTGTCGTGGCGTCCATGATGGTCGGGTACGGTTCTCCATTTTTCAACGAAGCGACACAAGAGGTGGAGTTCAATTTTGTCAACACAGCTGCAGGAAATGCAGCAGTGACATTCATGTTCCTTTACATGATTACATTTGGTGCGAGCATAGCCTCCCTTCCCTGGACCTACCAGAACGAGGTGTTCCCGATCAATGCTCGTGGGCGTGGAACTGCCCTTTCTACTTCGGTGAATTGGTTCGTCAATTTCTGGTTGGGACTGTACATGCCAACTGCTCTGAACGAAGGCGCTTGGAGAGTGTATTATGTCTTCGGTTGCATCAATATCGGCATCTCAGTTGTTGTGTTCTTATTCTTCCCAGAGACATCACGACGCACTTTGGAAGAGCTCGACCTGTTGTTTACTCCTAATAGGCCCACGTTTGTGTTCCTTGACAAAGAAGCATGCCAGAAAGGGTCGTTGTTAAAACATGGCCTGGAATCTGGGGCTGATGCGGCTAAGGAGCTAGAGACCGCGCTGGTGACGAGCACTTATCGGGATGAGAAGGAATAG
- a CDS encoding uncharacterized protein (ID:PFLUO_006218-T1.cds;~source:funannotate) — protein MSSPQKVTFLARNWKLAGHFYPPAPGSPNRSGAAVIICHPWTSIKEQSPANYARVLTQAGFTCLTYDAAYQGESEGEPRDLEDPYQRVEDIKCAVTYLVSRQDVNSDKIGVLGICASGGYAPFATQTDLRIKACATSAAVCVGTMSRRGYDKDSSNLEILKTQLEAAGKDRNSDVGGEKVPIVHMLPPKPEDAPEGFPDSFRDLMNYYRTPRAHHPRATNTCLPRSWDIMGNFDAFAHIDMISPRPLLMITGTKAATKWYSEDAVEKAKQPKELYVVDGLTHADLYDHVDEAGAKCAEFFAKSLV, from the coding sequence ATGTCTTCGCCTCAAAAAGTCACTTTCCTCGCCCGCAACTGGAAGCTTGCGGGCCACTTCTACCCTCCTGCACCAGGTTCACCCAACCGCTCTGGCGCCGCGGTGATCATTTGCCATCCTTGGACCTCTATAAAAGAGCAGTCGCCAGCCAACTATGCCCGGGTCCTCACCCAAGCCGGATTCACCTGTTTGACCTATGACGCCGCCTACCAGGGCGAATCCGAGGGCGAACCCCGCGACCTCGAGGACCCCTACCAGCGCGTGGAAGACATCAAATGCGCTGTAACCTACCTCGTCAGCCGACAGGATGTCAACTCAGACAAGATCGGTGTGCTCGGCATCTGCGCGTCGGGCGGATATGCCCCCTTCGCCACGCAGACAGATCTGCGCATCAAGGCGTGCGCCACGTCTGCCGCAGTTTGCGTCGGCACCATGTCCCGCCGTGGATACGACAAAGATTCGTCCAACCTGGAGATCCTCAAGACGCAACTCGAGGCCGCAGGCAAGGACCGCAACAGTGacgtcggcggcgagaagGTTCCTATCGTGCACATGCTACCCCCCAAGCCGGAGGATGCACCAGAAGGATTCCCAGACTCGTTCCGCGATCTGATGAACTATTACCGCACCCCCAGAGCGCATCACCCGCGTGCGACGAATACCTGTTTGCCGCGCAGCTGGGATATCATGGGCAACTTTGATGCTTTTGCGCACATTGATATGATCAGCCCCCGGCCTTTGCTGATGATCACTGGTACCAAGGCGGCGACTAAGTGGTACAGTGAGGATGCGGTGGAGAAGGCTAAGCAGCCGAAGGAGTTGTATGTTGTCGATGGGCTTACGCATGCGGATTTGTATGATCATGTCGATGAGGCGGGGGCCAAGTGTGCGGAATTCTTCGCGAAGAGCTTGGTCTAG
- a CDS encoding uncharacterized protein (ID:PFLUO_006219-T1.cds;~source:funannotate), translating to MAARKRRPNNNYPTDYESDTYLSDMQQQQPAPPLRSNEDLNLAVIRRHNPSVNSILSLAPYSVVYIFSPTTRQWEKNGVEGSLFVCQLSQGDLGEERYSVFVLNRRGLNNFDLPLTDGENVEITEEYVILKADEGQEGEQGENGIADPLNPQGGRSNNHNGTGSADVRIYGLWIYSEPPPNSTAETRTINAQLIHECATHAGQSLKLARERLQAMRQNGMHVAAAAASTQAAPLEEVQASVPLGRQISLKDLFGQQRAQDDGWSVRAHNMGPGEQHPGYHGMMQPPPPPPSQPQRQPDVLGALFQRAGLAYQGGGQGY from the coding sequence ATGGCCGCCCGCAAACGCAGACCAAACAACAACTATCCCACCGACTATGAGTCCGACACCTATCTCTCCGAcatgcagcaacagcaacccgcgccgccgctgcgctCTAACGAAGACCTCAACCTCGCCGTCATCCGCCGCCACAACCCATCCGTGAACTCTATCCTTTCGCTGGCCCCCTATTCCGTCGTGTACATCTTCAGTCCGACAACGCGACAGTGGGAAAAGAACGGGGTGGAAGGCTCACTTTTCGTGTGCCAACTATCGCAAGGCGACCTGGGCGAAGAACGGTACAGCGTCTTTGTGCTCAACCGGCGCGGCCTCAACAATTTCGACCTACCTCTTACAGACGGCGAGAACGTGGAAATCACAGAGGAGTATGTGATTCTGAAAGCGGACGAGGGCCAGGAGGGCGAGCAGGGCGAGAACGGGATCGCGGACCCCTTGAACCCGCAGGGCGGCCGAAGCAATAATCACAACGGCACCGGGAGCGCTGACGTCCGCATCTACGGTCTCTGGATCTACTCAGAACCGCCGCCTAACTCCACTGCTGAAACGCGCACCATCAACGCCCAGCTGATCCACGAGTGTGCGACCCACGCCGGCCAGAGCCTCAAGCTGGCACGCGAGCGTCTGCAGGCTATGCGTCAAAACGGTATGCATGTtgctgcagccgcagcgTCAACTCAAGCTGCCCCGCTGGAGGAGGTCCAGGCCAGCGTGCCTTTGGGCCGCCAGATCTCACTGAAGGATTTGTTCGGCCAGCAGCGGGCCCAGGACGATGGGTGGAGTGTGCGCGCTCATAATATGGGTCCTGGAGAGCAGCACCCGGGATACCATGGCATGatgcagccgccgccgccgcctccatcgcAACCGCAGCGCCAGCCGGACGTGTTGGGGGCTCTATTCCAGAGAGCAGGATTGGCCTATCAGGGCGGTGGACAGGGATACTAG